The sequence CCTGCGCGAGCGGGGCTACCTGTTGTCCGTGGCCACCACCAAGCGCAGCGACATGGCGCGGCGCTTCGTGGACGCGCTGGGCCTGGGCGGGCTGTTGCACCACGTGCAGGGCACGGACGGCTTCCCGCACAAGCCCGCGCCGGACGTGCTGCACCGCGCCCTGGCCGCGATGGGCACCCGGGGGCTGTGGATGGTGGGCGACACCACCCTGGACCTGCGCGCGGGACAGGCCGCGGGCCTGCGCACCTACGCCGTGACGTGGGGCACCCACTCCCACGAGGAACTGGCGAGCGCCACGCCCGACGAGCTCCAGCCCGACCTGGAGCGGTTGCTGGCGCACCTGCCGCCCCTGGGCTGAGGCGCGGCGTCTCGGATTGGACGGACGCCGACTTCCGGCTTCCGCCCGCACGGGGGCGTGGGATTGTCGGGGCGCTGGTGCAACGCTTATGCATCAGGCCAGGTCCCCCATCCACCCGGAGCCTCCATGAAGAACATCTTCGCCTCCCTGTGTACCCTCGCGCTGTGCGCTGTCGTCATCGGCTGCAAGGGGGGTGACAAGGAGCCGGCGGCGGGTGAGGCGAAGCCCGAGGCGAGCGCGCCGAAGGCGGGCGGCAACGCGCTCACCGTCAAGGGCAGCGACACCATGGTCATCCTCGGCCAGCAGTGGGCCGAGGCCTTCATGAAGGCGCACCCGGACCAGCGCATCCAGGTGACGGGCGGCGGCTCAGGCACGGGCATCGCGGCGCTGCTCAACGGCACCACCGAGATTGCGATGTCCAGCCGCACCATCAAACCGGCCGAGGCGCAGCAGGTGCAGGCGCGCCACAAGGTGGAGGCGAAGCAGACGGCGGTGGCGCGCGACGGCGTCACCTTCTACGTCAACGAGGCCAACCCGCTGCGCGCGCTCAGCCTGGAGCAGCTCCAGGCCATCTACCTGGGGGACGCGAAGAACTGGAAGGACGTGGGCGGGCCGGACGCGCCCATCGTCGTCTACTCGCGTGAGAACTCGTCGGGCACGTACGTCTTCGTGAAGGATGAGGTGCTGAAGGGCCAGGACTTCACCTCCGAGGCACTGACGCTGCCGGGCACGGCCGCGGTGGTGAACGCGGTGTCCAAGGAGAAGTGGGGCATCGGCTTCGGCGGCGCGGCATACGGCAAGGGCATCCGCGAGCTGGCGGTGAAGGTGGGCAGCGACGAGGTGGGGCCGACGGAGGAGAACATCCAGTCCGGCCGCTACCCGCTCAGTCGGGACTTGTTCTTCTACACGCGCGGCGAGGCGACCGGCCTGGCGAAGACGTTCATCGACTTCGCGCTGTCTCCCGAGGGCCAGGCCATCGTCACCAAGGTGGGCTACTTCCCGCTGAAGAAGTAGCTCAGTCCTCGGCCTGGACGTCCTGGGGCTTCACGCCCCACTCCTCCAGCACCTGGGCCTCTTCCTGGGCGCTCCGCGTCTTCTTGAAGCGGGCGCCCGCCACGCCCTTCACGCGGCGCTCGCACGCGGCCCAGGTGGAGTGGCGCTTCACGGTGCGGCCCACCTCACTCAGGTACGAGTACGCCTTCTTGGAGCCGGAGCTGGAGCGCTCGCCGGGCGACTTCTCGGGGACGGACGTGTCCTCGGGGAGGTCCATCACCGCGATGCCATAGGCCTGCAGCGGGCCGGAGTAGAGCACGGGCGTCTTGCGCTTCGAGTAGGCGACAGCGATTTCGTCCACGCGCTCGTTGGCGGGCACGCCCGAGTGGCCCCGGATGTACCTCCAGTCGACGGCGGCCTCCTCGCCGGAGAAGGTCTTCTTGCGCTCGGCGAGCAGGGCCATGAGCCGCTTCCAGTACGCGGCGTTGGCCACGTCGCCGCCGTCGGCGGTCTTCCATCCGCGCTTCGCCCAGCCGAAGGCCCAGCGGGTGATGCCCTGGATGACGTAGGTGGAGTCCGTGTAGATGTGCAGCGGCCCCGGCGTGCGCTCCAGGTGGCGCAGCGCCTTGCCCGCGCCGGTGAGCTCCATGCGGTTGTTGGTGGTGTCCTCCTCGTGGCCGCCGAGCTCCGTCACCTGACCGTCGGGCGTGACGATGATGACGCCCCAGCCTCCCGGGCCGGGGTTGCCGGAACAGGCACCGTCGGTGAACACCAGCGTGGCGCGACTCTCCATGGACGCCACCCTATGCGGCTACGCCCCGGGGCCGCCAGGGAGACGAACGCCGGAGGTCGTCTCCGGTGCACGGGATGGTGACGGCGCTCCGGACATCTTGGCCAGCGGCGCCGAGGAGGTGCAGGCGGGGAGTCAGCTTCTCCGCCGGGCATGGCGAGGGCGCTCCGGGATTCACTCCGGAGCGCCGTCGGTGACTCTGCGTGTGCGCTACGAGCGAGCCACCTTGGTGGGCGTGGTGCCCTGCGTCGCGGTGGCGCCGAGCGTCTCGGGGCGGCTCACCTTGAGTTGGTTGTGGACGTCCTTCACGCCGAGCACGTCCTCGATGAGGTCCTCGATGACGCGCTTGTCGCGGCGTTCCTCGACGAAGCCCGTGAGGGTGACTTCGCCGTTCTTCACCAGGACTTCGACGTCCTCGGCGTTCACCCACCCGTGCATCAGCCGGTCGTAGATGTCCTCGCGGATGCGCTCATCCGGGCGCGTGTACGCCTTGGGGCCCTTGCCCAGCTTGCGCATGCCCTCGCGGAACTTGTCTCCGAGCCGCTCGAAGGGGCCGCGCTCGTCCTGGTCTCGGCGCAGGTGGAGCCCGTCGTTCCTGTCCCTCGCCACGTAGGTGCCGAAGCCGCGGTCCTGGCCCCGGTCGTAGCCGAGGTCTCTCTCGGACCCGCCGCCGAAGGTGCCCGGGACGCTGTACTGCCCGTAGCCCGGGCGGGCGTTCCAGTCATTGCCGCTGAGGCCTTGCATGCGGCCGTAGCCGGGGTTGGGGTTTCCTTGGAAATTGGCTCCCGGGTTGTAGTTGTAACCGGTGTTGTAGTCCCGGCCGTAGCCGGAGTTGTAGTCGCGCTCGGAGTCACGGCTGTAGTAGCGGCTGGAGTCCTCGCGCGGGTTGCGGCCGTAATCCTCGTAGCCGCGGCCGGAGCCGCTGCCCACGTACCCCTGGCCGCCCTGCCACGGGCCACGCTCCATTCTCTGCGTCGGCTCACCGCCACGGTAGCCGCCGTCGTCGAAATCCCGCTCCCGGGCTCCCCAGCGGTCCCGGTCGTCTCCGAGGTAGCGACGATTCTCGTAGTCCCTGTACGCCATGGCGTGCATCTCCTTCGAGCGTGCGCATGCGTGTCACGTGACGGTGACGGTTCCGGCCGGGTGTGTTGTCGGTGTCACGTGGGGCCCGCGGCGCACGGGGCTCGCGGGTCCACGGCAAGACTGGGACGTCAGCGCCATGCGGCAACGGGTGGCCTGGGGCGCGTCGCCAGTCCGCCTGCTGGGCAATCACCGGCCCGCGACGCGCGACGAGCGGAGAATAAAGGCCAGGCTCACCGCAAGCGTGCGAGGTCCGCCACGGTGTCCACGTCCTCACCCCCACCGGGCAGGCCGACTTCCGCCACGCGCGAGGAATCGCGGGCAATGACGCCGCGCGCGCCCTGCTCGGGAGTGAGGGCTTCCAATTCGGGGAGCACGGCGCGGGAGAACAGCGCGGGCACGCCCCGGGTGCCGTCGTACGAGGACGCCACTACGGCCGAGCCCGTGCGCTTCCACGTGTCCACCAGGGACGTAAGGTGCGCGGAGTCCACGCGGAGCTGGTCGCACAGCATGATGAGCACGGCGTCCACGGAGGAAGTCTCCGTGAGCGCGCGCACGCCCGCGACGAGCGAGCCACCGGGACCGGCTGCCCAGTCCGCGTGCTCCACGAGGTGCACGGGCAGGCCGGTGAGCTCGGCGGCCACGGCCTCGCGGTGCGCACCGAGGACCACGACGACGGGGCCGCACTCCGCCGCGATGGCCGTCTCCGCGGCACGACGCACCAGCGTCTTGCCTTGATGAAGCAGCAGCTGCTTCGGACGGCCCAGCCGCGACGAACCCCCTGCGGCCAGCAGCACGATGCCGGCCTTCACATGGGCCTCCGTGCAATGAGGGTCGCCAGCGGAGACAGGTCTCCATCCGCTCGACGGTTGTCGTCGCGCCTCACGCCAGCTTCCGAGCAGGAGGAGGCGCCACGGAGTGAATGGGTGCCCTCCGGTCGCGCAGCTTTCCGCCCTCGCGCTCCGAAACCACCGCTTGCAGCTCGGCGACGATGGACAGCGCAATCTCCTCCGCGCCCTCCGCGCCCAAATCCAATCCCACCGGCGCGTGCAGCTTCTCCAACTGCGCGGCCGTCGGAGTGACGGGCAGCTCCGCGAGCAACCGGTCCGTGCGCGAGCGGGGTCCGAGCACTCCGAGGTAGCGCAGCGTCCTCGGCAACAGCCGGGGCAGCAGCTCGCGGTCCATGGGCAGGCTGTGCGTCATCAGCACCGCGAGCGTGCGCGGAGACAACGTCAGCGCATCCACCGCGTCGCGCGCCTTCGCCGACACCACCGCGTGCGCGAGGGGAAACCTGCGCCGCAGTGTCTCCGCGGGCCTGTCCGCCACGACGGTGACCTGCCAGCCGAGGCTCGCGGCCTGCGTCACCACGGGCGCCACATCGAAGCCGCTGCCGAAGAGCACCAGCGGGTGTGGCGGCTCCACCACCTCCACGAGCACGTCCGCGCCTCCACACGGGCCGCTCCAGGTCTGCCCCGCCTCCAGCGCCTCGCGAGCGGCTTCGTGCACGGCGTCTCGCAGCGCGCCGGAAAGGTCTCCCTCCGCCGTGCCGTCCTCGCGCACCAGCAGCCGCGAGCCCACCGCATTCGCGGGCCCCCGGTACACCGTGGCGACCACCGCACGGCGTCCCGAGCCGCGCTCCGTTGCGGCGAAGGCGAGCGCATCCATGGGGCCGGGCTCGCAGCGCTCCAGCAGCACGTCCACCACGCCGTTGCACCCGAGCGCGAAGGACAGGCTGCCCTCGTCCTCGGCGTTGTCGCCGGTGGAGTCGTAGCGCAGCAGGCGAGGCCCGGTGCTCGTCCAGAAGAAGGCCTTGCGAACGATGTCGGACTCCAGGCATCCGCCGCTCACGCCACCGGCCAGCCACCCGTCCTCGCTCATCAGCATGCGGGCCCCCGGCTTCCGGTACGACGAGCCGGACACGGCGACGACGGTGGCCAGCACCAGCGGGCCACGAGCGCGCTGCCGGGCGCGGAGGATGGCGTCGAGGTCTTTCACTTCGCGTCCTCCAGCGCGTGAGACACGGAGTCGGCCAGCAGGCAGTCAGCAAGCATGTCGAAGGCTGGAGCCTATCATCGCTCCCGAGTGCCTTCGTGGCCGCGCGTCCTGGCGAAGCCGCCCGCACCGCGAGTTGTCCTCACGGCGACGCTGCGCCCTGGAGACGGAGCTCCATGGGGCGCGCGCGGCCCATCGTGGGAAGCGCGGTGGGCGCACTCAGCCAGCGGGCTTTCGCCCCAGCACCTGCACCACCGCGGCGCGGCCCGTGTGGAGCTTCCCCTCCACCACGTCCCGTTCCCGCTCGCGGAGGATGGGCAACTCCAGTCCCTCGAAGTCCTCGCGCAGCTCCTCGGCGGTGTAGAGCAATTCGCGCAGGGGCGGCCCGCCCGTGCGCATGGCGAGCTGGGCCGGCGTGTACGCCTCCAGAATCAACACGCCTCCCGGACGCAGGCTCGCGGCCGCGGCCCGGTGTACCTGCCGGCGCAGCGGCATGGGCAGGTGGCAGAAGATGGAGACGACGGCGTCCCATGCGCCCGGCGCGAAGGTGAAGTCGGCCAGGTCGCTCACCACCGTCTTCAACGACACGCCGCGCTCCGCCGCCAGCCGCTCCGCCTTGCGCAGCCCCACGTCCGACGCGTCCACCGCCGTTACCTCGTGCCCGAGCGACGCGAGGTACACGGCATTGCGTCCCTCGCCCTCACCGAGGCTGAGCACACGCGCGGGCGCCGGTGGCAGCGACGCCGCGGACTCCGCGAGGAAGTCATTGGGCTTCGTCCCGTACACGTACTCCTGCACGGAGAAGCGGGAGTTCCACTGCGAGCGCGGACCGGAGTTGCCGGCGTGGGTCATGGAGCGCCTCCTCGCACGCGAGTGTGCCGCAATCCACTTCCCTCCGCGAACGTCGGAGACGATGCTACGCGCAACGGTGCCCGTCGCAGGGGGCCTCGGAGGAAGGGCCTCCGGGCGAGCGCGTGGACCGTCTTTTTGGGGAGCTCAAGAGAGATGGCATTCGAGTCTCGCCGGACCGTCGACATGACATCCGGCGCGAAGGAGCACGAGGAGGGGGAGCGGCACCCGCCGCGAATCCGGCAGCAGTGGGCGGCGGTCCATCGCGACCGTGCCAACGAGCTGGCACTGCCCGCGCCGGAGGCATGGCGCCCCGAGCACCCGAAGCTGTTGCTCGAGCAGCGCCAGCGAAGGGCCAACCTCGCGGCGCGCGAGGGGAGGGGGACGAGCGTCAAG comes from Pyxidicoccus parkwaysis and encodes:
- a CDS encoding HAD family hydrolase, with the translated sequence MERRVSTVDARGILFDLDGTLVDSLPDIIDSFLHGFAHLGLPAPAHAEVRALIGQPLDVMYSRFAPEHVDALCVAYREHYPRNFLNRSRAFPGVETVLRTLRERGYLLSVATTKRSDMARRFVDALGLGGLLHHVQGTDGFPHKPAPDVLHRALAAMGTRGLWMVGDTTLDLRAGQAAGLRTYAVTWGTHSHEELASATPDELQPDLERLLAHLPPLG
- a CDS encoding phosphate ABC transporter substrate-binding protein — its product is MKNIFASLCTLALCAVVIGCKGGDKEPAAGEAKPEASAPKAGGNALTVKGSDTMVILGQQWAEAFMKAHPDQRIQVTGGGSGTGIAALLNGTTEIAMSSRTIKPAEAQQVQARHKVEAKQTAVARDGVTFYVNEANPLRALSLEQLQAIYLGDAKNWKDVGGPDAPIVVYSRENSSGTYVFVKDEVLKGQDFTSEALTLPGTAAVVNAVSKEKWGIGFGGAAYGKGIRELAVKVGSDEVGPTEENIQSGRYPLSRDLFFYTRGEATGLAKTFIDFALSPEGQAIVTKVGYFPLKK
- a CDS encoding RNase H family protein, which codes for MESRATLVFTDGACSGNPGPGGWGVIIVTPDGQVTELGGHEEDTTNNRMELTGAGKALRHLERTPGPLHIYTDSTYVIQGITRWAFGWAKRGWKTADGGDVANAAYWKRLMALLAERKKTFSGEEAAVDWRYIRGHSGVPANERVDEIAVAYSKRKTPVLYSGPLQAYGIAVMDLPEDTSVPEKSPGERSSSGSKKAYSYLSEVGRTVKRHSTWAACERRVKGVAGARFKKTRSAQEEAQVLEEWGVKPQDVQAED
- a CDS encoding BON domain-containing protein; protein product: MAYRDYENRRYLGDDRDRWGARERDFDDGGYRGGEPTQRMERGPWQGGQGYVGSGSGRGYEDYGRNPREDSSRYYSRDSERDYNSGYGRDYNTGYNYNPGANFQGNPNPGYGRMQGLSGNDWNARPGYGQYSVPGTFGGGSERDLGYDRGQDRGFGTYVARDRNDGLHLRRDQDERGPFERLGDKFREGMRKLGKGPKAYTRPDERIREDIYDRLMHGWVNAEDVEVLVKNGEVTLTGFVEERRDKRVIEDLIEDVLGVKDVHNQLKVSRPETLGATATQGTTPTKVARS
- a CDS encoding nucleotidyltransferase family protein → MKAGIVLLAAGGSSRLGRPKQLLLHQGKTLVRRAAETAIAAECGPVVVVLGAHREAVAAELTGLPVHLVEHADWAAGPGGSLVAGVRALTETSSVDAVLIMLCDQLRVDSAHLTSLVDTWKRTGSAVVASSYDGTRGVPALFSRAVLPELEALTPEQGARGVIARDSSRVAEVGLPGGGEDVDTVADLARLR
- a CDS encoding XdhC family protein, coding for MKDLDAILRARQRARGPLVLATVVAVSGSSYRKPGARMLMSEDGWLAGGVSGGCLESDIVRKAFFWTSTGPRLLRYDSTGDNAEDEGSLSFALGCNGVVDVLLERCEPGPMDALAFAATERGSGRRAVVATVYRGPANAVGSRLLVREDGTAEGDLSGALRDAVHEAAREALEAGQTWSGPCGGADVLVEVVEPPHPLVLFGSGFDVAPVVTQAASLGWQVTVVADRPAETLRRRFPLAHAVVSAKARDAVDALTLSPRTLAVLMTHSLPMDRELLPRLLPRTLRYLGVLGPRSRTDRLLAELPVTPTAAQLEKLHAPVGLDLGAEGAEEIALSIVAELQAVVSEREGGKLRDRRAPIHSVAPPPARKLA
- a CDS encoding class I SAM-dependent methyltransferase, whose product is MTHAGNSGPRSQWNSRFSVQEYVYGTKPNDFLAESAASLPPAPARVLSLGEGEGRNAVYLASLGHEVTAVDASDVGLRKAERLAAERGVSLKTVVSDLADFTFAPGAWDAVVSIFCHLPMPLRRQVHRAAAASLRPGGVLILEAYTPAQLAMRTGGPPLRELLYTAEELREDFEGLELPILRERERDVVEGKLHTGRAAVVQVLGRKPAG